ATTCGGCCTTCTTCTTTGGTCTTGCTGTACTTGCCTTATTCGGCTTCTCAATCGGTAGTTTCTTTGGCAACTATTGGGTGGTGGTCGCATTGAATTTTGCAATGTGGATTGCCTTGACCCAAAGCTGGGCGATGTTTTCAGGCCTTACAGGCTATATTTCGCTCGGACATGTCGTTTTTTATGGTTTGGGCGCCTATACGGTCGCCATAAGCTACAAGATTTTACCCCTGTGGTTCTCAGTCCCTCTTGGTGGTCTTGTTGCAGCGGTATTTGCGCTAATTATTTCCGTACCTGCGCTGCGGGTTCGTGGCCCATATTTTGTTATTCTGACATTCGGCATCTCAGAACTTGTTAAATTTATTGTCCTGAACCTTGAAACCCATTTTGGCAAATCGAGCCGCTTGCTCTTCGGTGCGCCTTCGGCAGAGACTGTTCTTTATGCAATGATCGTATTGGCCGTTGTCGCAAGCGTCATGATGCAATTGGTCAAGGTCTCTACCTTTGGACGCGGACTTCTAGCCATTCAGGGTGACGAAATCTCTGCTGAAACCGTGGGTATTCCAATTGTGCGGTTCAAGGTCATCGCGTTTTCTATCGCCGCTATCATACCGGGAATGGTTGGTGGGTTGATGGTGCTGCGATCAACATATTTTGAAGTTTTGCAAATCTTCAACCCACTTTTTTCCTTTACCATCGTAACGATGGCGATCATCGGTGGCAGTAGCGATGCACGGGGCCCTATATTTGGCGCAGCCTTTTTGGTCTTCTTGTCTGAGCTTTTGGCATCAAGCGCGCCGCGGCTTTATATGATATTGTTAGGGGGCTTCCTGATTTTCTTTGTGATTTTTGCGCCGAATGGAATTGTCGGAGTGCTGCGTAAATCCACAAAAGGTCGAAGCTGATGGGCCTTTTACAGATTGAAAATATCGGGAAATCCTTTGGCGGGTTACGAGCGCTGGACGATGTAAGTTTCTCGGTGGATGTCGGTGAAACTGTGGGATTGATGGGGGCAAACGGGGCTGGAAAAACCACATTGTTCAGCATTATCGCCGGCCATCAGCCACCAACAGAAGGCGCCGTGCTTTTCCACGGACATCGTTTAACCGGAAAGCGCCCCGATCAAATTTGCCATGCAGGGATCGCCCGTACCTTTCAGATTGTCAGACCATTTGCGCGGATGACTGTACGTGAAAACGTGGAAACAGCACTTCTTTTTGGGGGTGCGCGAAAATCCAGTGACCCGCCTTTAGATTACTGTGCAATGGATATCCTTGATACTGTAGGTCTTGCCGATCATGCCGAAAGACCATCCGGTGCTCTGACGCTATCCTCTCGCAAAAAGTTGGAAGTTGCCCGCGCAATAGGCACCGGGCCGGAACTTTTGCTGCTTGATGAGGTCATGGCGGGCCTTACCCCAGCAGAGGTTGCAGCTATGTTGGACACGCTTCGGCAGATCAAGAAAAACTACAACCTGACCATCCTTATTATCGAGCACGTCGTCAGCGCACTTTCCGAACTTTCTGACCGGATCATTGTGCTGCACCATGGCGTTAAGATCGCCGAGGGCAAGTCCCAAGATATCGCGGCCAATAAAAATGTGCGTTCGATCTATTTTGGAGAGGAAGAAGCGTGACTGTCATTCTTGAAGTTCTGGATCTTATGGCGGGATATGGTGATGTAGGCGTTCTGCATGGTGTCAATCTGAAATTGGAAGAGGGTAAAGTCTCGGCAGTGCTCGGCGCCAATGGCGCAGGAAAGACAACACTGTTCCGAACAATTGCAGGAATTATGCCAAGCACCTCTGGGCATATTAGATACTGTGGCCAAAATATCGACGCGCTGGCCTCTCATCACCGAGTGGCTGGTGGTCTGGTTCTGGTACCAGAAGGGCGCTTGGTCTTTCCTGATCTGACAGTCGAGGAAAATCTACGGCTTGGCGCTATCAACGTTCGGGCGCGTGAACATCTGTCCGACACCCTAAGGTCAGTATACATAACCTTCCCGAGGTTGAAAGAACGTAAAGCCCAAGATGCGGGCACGCTGTCCGGCGGCGAACAGCAAATGTTGGCTTTGGGACGCGGGCTGATGGCACTTCCTAAGGTACTATTATTGGA
The nucleotide sequence above comes from Rhodobacteraceae bacterium Araon29. Encoded proteins:
- a CDS encoding branched-chain amino acid ABC transporter permease; the protein is MNVLRNNSAFFFGLAVLALFGFSIGSFFGNYWVVVALNFAMWIALTQSWAMFSGLTGYISLGHVVFYGLGAYTVAISYKILPLWFSVPLGGLVAAVFALIISVPALRVRGPYFVILTFGISELVKFIVLNLETHFGKSSRLLFGAPSAETVLYAMIVLAVVASVMMQLVKVSTFGRGLLAIQGDEISAETVGIPIVRFKVIAFSIAAIIPGMVGGLMVLRSTYFEVLQIFNPLFSFTIVTMAIIGGSSDARGPIFGAAFLVFLSELLASSAPRLYMILLGGFLIFFVIFAPNGIVGVLRKSTKGRS
- a CDS encoding ATP-binding cassette domain-containing protein, whose translation is MGLLQIENIGKSFGGLRALDDVSFSVDVGETVGLMGANGAGKTTLFSIIAGHQPPTEGAVLFHGHRLTGKRPDQICHAGIARTFQIVRPFARMTVRENVETALLFGGARKSSDPPLDYCAMDILDTVGLADHAERPSGALTLSSRKKLEVARAIGTGPELLLLDEVMAGLTPAEVAAMLDTLRQIKKNYNLTILIIEHVVSALSELSDRIIVLHHGVKIAEGKSQDIAANKNVRSIYFGEEEA
- a CDS encoding ATP-binding cassette domain-containing protein, with protein sequence MAGYGDVGVLHGVNLKLEEGKVSAVLGANGAGKTTLFRTIAGIMPSTSGHIRYCGQNIDALASHHRVAGGLVLVPEGRLVFPDLTVEENLRLGAINVRAREHLSDTLRSVYITFPRLKERKAQDAGTLSGGEQQMLALGRGLMALPKVLLLDEPTLGLAPGVAKQIFGIIPELLEFGLSILIAEQDVHATLQKSDQAYVLENGVVGIEGTGSDLLKSPQVIEAFLGH